A section of the Humulus lupulus chromosome 2, drHumLupu1.1, whole genome shotgun sequence genome encodes:
- the LOC133814816 gene encoding zinc finger BED domain-containing protein RICESLEEPER 2-like — translation MNIDEVDETLPMIDDQDQPPLTQTENPTPPIPTEKGKKLGLERGEDLPSLVLEYPKRVITFCQVVDHKGETIGNEIELCLLEWGISKLFTIIVDNASSNDVSIRYLKRKFKEKENGLILDGKFLHMRCCAHAVNLIIIEGLKEKYGSIAVIRNVVRFVRSSPSRQKFFKERAMEEMIECKWLLCLDVPTRWNPTYLMLNCAMKFQKAFDRMQSDANYMKYFDEVDKFSGSTYVNANKYFIEIYNMQHELYDLAVDGDENELLRTMTTSMKLKYDKYWGKIDNCNERLLIVLVLDPRYKLEYLSHYFSATYNEMTCKEMVKRVEQTIRAMFYQYNETTSSLHPSTSMTQL, via the exons ATGAATATTGATGAGGTAGATGAAACTCTTCCTATGATAGATGATCAAGATCAACCACCTCTCACTCAGACTGAAAACCCTACTCCTCCTATACCTACTGAAAAGGGTAAAAAACTAGGGCTAGAAAGAGGGGAAGACCTCCCATCCCTAGTTCTA GAGTATCCAAAAAGAGTTATCACTTTTTGCCAAGTGGTAGATCATAAAGGGGAAACCATTGGCAATGAGATCGAGTTATGTCTTTTAGAATGGGGCATCTCTAAGTTGTTTACCATTATAGTAGACAATGCTTCCTCCAATGATGTTTCCATTAGATACTTGAAGAGGAAGTTCAAGGAGAAAGAGAATGGACTAATTTTGGATGGAAAATTTTTACATATGAGGTGTTGCGCTCATGCAGTGAACCTAATTATCATTGAAGGGTTGAAGGAAAAATATGGGTCAATTGCAGTAATTAGAAATGTTGTGAGGTTCGTCAGGTCTTCTCCTTCTAGGCAAAAGTTTTTTAAGGAGCGTGCGATGGAGGAAATGATTGAATGTAAATGGCTTTTGTGTTTAGATGTCCCAACAAGGTGGAACCCCACATATCTAATGCTCAATTGTGCAATGAAATTTCAGAAGGCATTTGACAGGATGCAATCAGATGctaattatatgaaatattttgatgaggttgacaaa TTTAGTGGATCTACTTATGTTAATGCTAATAAGTACTTCATTGAGATCTACAATATGCAACATGAGTTGTATGACTTAGCAGTTGACGGTGATGAGAACGAGTTATTGAGGACAATGACAACAAGCATGAAACTAAAGTATGACAAGTATTGGGGAAAGATTGATAATTGTAATGAAAGACTTCTAATTGTCTTGGTCCTTGACCCAAGATACAAGCTTGAGTATCTTAGTCATTACTTTAGTGCTACTTATAATGAGATGACGTGCAAAGAGATGGTGAAAAGGGTAGAGCAAACAATACGAGCAATGTTTTATCAATATAATGAGACAACATCAAGTCTTCATCCATCGACATCTATGACTCAGCTATAG